The sequence below is a genomic window from Vibrio spartinae.
ATGACGCAGACACAAAAAGACCCAGACCTAACAAGAGGCCAATCCGTTTATTCATACTTAACCCACTTAACATTTAATACCGCGCTACTTTTCCTGACTGAACTGCTGTAGCGCTTGCTCAAGTGATTCAATTTGCTGCTCAAGATCCTGATCGGAGACGACCTCAGTCGCTGACAGCGGCTGTTCATGAATCAGAGCTTGTCGTAACTGTTTCACCTGAACCTGATGATTTAATTTTTCTACGGTCAGTGTTGCTGCGTTTGGCGGCAGGCTATTATTTTTTTCGGGGCGCGGCAGCGTCGGTTCAATCACAGCGCGATTGGATAACCAAAGGTTGATGCTGGCCATAACTGCAACCAGCAGTAAAAGCGCTAACACCCAGCGAATCACCGTTGTTTTATGATTTATCATGAATAATTTATCAGTACCTGAAGCCAAATCGCGGATAACATACAACTTTATTGCAATAATCATTAGCACGCATATGCAAAAAGTTTGATTGGGTCACAAAAATATTGACTTCTATCCGATTGATTCGCTGAATTGCAGCGCCCGGGGATGGATAACTGTCGCGCTTTTTTGTGCTCTCGCGAGTCCATCGGGAGATCGGTCAATTAGTCTTGCGCAGCCGGAAGAGACAGGCCGTTCATTGGGGAGAGGGGGGCTTTTCTGAAGGAAAGAATAGCGGCATCGCCGCTATCATGGCAACAGACTGCCATGCACAATTTACCTCGATATTAACAGCTATCAGGGGCTTCGGTGGAATGGATGAAAGCGTGCCTAACAGCCACGCTATGAGCGTCTGCGAATAATGTCGAAGCTAAAAATCTCATCGGAATAGTAATCTTCGGTATAACAAAAAACTTCGCCTGAATCACTATAATAGGTTTCTTCTAACAAAATAAAGGGTTCCAGCGCCACCTCCATTTCCGGGATATCTCGCTGTGTCAGGACAACGGATTTTATTTTGGTTTTCGCGTAAGAAATACTTTTACCGGTCTCCTCAAGATAATCGAACAGAGAGCCACACAACGCATCATCACTCGCATGTTCAATGGCATGCAGCCTGAAATGATGAATATTAAACACCGCTATTTTGTCATTGGCATACCTCAATCTTTTGATCTCAACATACTTATCCCCTTCATCAATGTTGAGCTTGCTGGCCACTAACTGAGAGGCAGTTTTCACATGCTTGTATTTGAGGATGGTTTTTGGAGACAGGCCACAACTTTTGATTGCATCACTGACACTAAATAGCTTCGTTAAATCTAAATTCAGCGATGTCAGACCACGTCGCAGATAAGCACCTTTTCCCCGCACACGATATACCACCCCTTCTTGGATCAATTGGGCGAGCACTTCCCTGATGGTTGAACGAGAGACTTCCAACATGGAACACAAAGAGAGTTCAGAAGGCAGTTTCATGTCGCCACAACTCTCTGATAATTCACCCATTTTCAGAATCGCATCTTTCACAAAGTCTTTATTTTTGTGGCTTTTATCCATAACTACTCCAATTCATTCTTATCTGAATTCTACTCTTCATTTTCTTTTTTTATTCGGCTCTATTTCAAAATGAGATTTTAATCACATTAATCCAGCTAGAATTTTAACAACATGATAACGCTGTCAGACAACGATAGATAATAAGAACAAAAAACAGTCTAATAACGTATAAAAACAAATGATTTAAGCCAAAGACGTCAGACAACTAGGGGAATTTAAGATAAAAACAATAACCTTTAGGACCCTACACAATGAAAAACTACTATATCGGGATAGACATAGGCACAACCAACATAAAGTCGGTTTTGTTTGATCGTTCTTTTAATCAGGTGTTTGCCTCATCGATTCCAAATGAAACCATTTATCCACAAGATGGATGGTGTGAGCAGAACATGAATGACGTTTTCAACAAAACCATTCAGTCACTCAAGCACTTAACCAACGACGCGGGTGTCGATGTAAAAGACATAAAAGCGATTGGTATCAGCGGGCAAGGTGAAGGGGCTTGGTTGGTGGACCAAAATGGTCATCCTGTCAGAAATGCAATTATTTGGAGCGATACACGAGCATCATCCGTTATCAGCAAGATTGACCACGATTTAATCAAAGCGTTGGCATGTGAGACAGGCTCGGAGCCTCAACCGGGCAATATGTCAATGATTCTCAAGTGGCTGTCAGACAATGAACCAGCCACGTTAGCAAAAGCCAGCTACTCAGTCTTTGCGAAAGATTGGATCCGCTTCGGTCTCACGGGCCGCATGGATTTAGAACTGAGTGATGTGGGCACCTCGATGATAAACCTTAAAACACAATCCTTATCTGATTTAGTGTTTGAGAAACTCAATTTAAATGCCTGCTCATCACTATTTCCTCAGATCAAGAATAGTACGGAGATAGCCGGTAAAATCACCGATGAAGTGGCAAAACTCACCGGATTAAGCGCAGAGACTGTCGTGGTGATGGGCGGTGTCGATGTTTCTTGTGCTGCATTAGGTCTGGGGGCATGTGAAGAAGGGGATGTATTTAGCATTCTTGGCACCACCTGTTGTACCGGCGTGATTAGTAAAATCCCTGAAATTAAGGGCGAAGGACTGCGATGTATTCCCAATGTCGTCTCAGCGTCTTTCATTGATTTAATTGCAACACTTTCAGGAACACCGAATCTAGACTGGGCGATCGAGAACCTGTCTTGTCCTAAAGACTTTAAAGCAATAGAAGCGCTCATCTCCAGCGTATCGGTTGGTGCAGGCGGTGTCTGGTATCACCCTTATATTGGTGGCGAGCGAGCGCCGTTTCTAAATACCAATGCCAGAGCCTCCTTCTTCGGTATCAGTCAGGGAACCACTCAGGCACATCTGTTACGGGCCGTCTTTGAAGGCATTAGCTACACCATTAAAGATGCATTACAAGGACACCCCAAAGGCGAGTTTATCTATTTAGCCGGAGGAGGCTCTAACTCTAAATCGTGGTTACAAATTATTGCCGACATGACGGATCGAACCGTGATTGTTCCCGGAGATAAAGAAATTTCGGCCAAAGGCGCTGCGATGTTGGCTGGCATTGCCGTGGGCGATTTAAACGATATTCATGATGAAAAGTATTTCAACGTAGACGAAGAAATAAAACCGATTCAAGAAAATGTCATTGCTTATGAAAGATTATATTCTTTTTATAAAGAATTCCGAATTAAAGCAAATGATCTATGGAATTTAAGAGCTGATATAAGAAGAGGAAATTAATGAAAATTCTATTTACAGCGGAACATGATAATAACTTGGATAAATTAAAAGAACTCGGTGATGTGATTATATCAGGATGGGCATTAGGGGATCCCAAACTTACCGAAGATGAATTAATTGAATTAGCGAAAGACTGTGACATCATCATTACATCGTATGATGATATTACCGAAAAAGTCATTGTTGCATGTGAACAGTTAAAATTAATTGCTTGTACACGGGCAACCCCTGTGAATGTTGACTGTAAAGCAGCGACAAAACGAAATATTCCTGTCATTTATACACCGGGGCGAAATTCTGATGCCACCGCTGAATTGACAATTGCCCATATGCTCTGTGTCGCGAGAAATATACCGCAAGCCTATATGGCGTTAAAAAACGGTGAATATACTGACGCGAATCGCGCAGATTTATCAGGAGACGGTGTACAAAAAGACGCAATATGGGATGTCACATCAGACAGTCCTTATGAAGTATTTAAGGGTTTTGAGCTCCATGGCAAAACACTGGGTATTATTGGCTATGGTTCTATTGGCCGAAGAGTGGGTCGAATCGCCCGGGGTTTCGGCATGGCGCTGGCGATTTATGATCCCTTTTTATCCGCCGTGGATGTCAATGAACCTGGCGTCAAAATTGTGAGTCTCGATGAACTACTCTGTCACTCAGATTTCGTCACCTTGCATTTAAAAGTATCGGAATCAACCATTGGTTTCTTAAATCAAGAACGAATTGGCATGATGAAGGAAAGTGCATTTTTAATTAATACATCAAGAGCGGCTGTTTTGGATGAAGAAGCAGTGATTGAAGCATTGCGTGAAAATAGAATTAAAGGTGCGGGTTTTGATGTCTATGCACATGAACCCATTCATGCCGACCATCCTTATATTAAAGAACTAAATAATGTCACGATCACACCACATATTGCCGGCGCAACGGTAGAAGTGCTAACCAACCATACCAACATGATTATTGATGACATTAATCGCTTTTTGAAAAATGAGCCGATGTTACATCAATATAATTAATTACCCGTAATTAAAAATTAAATAAACATATATTAAGGACATTGATTATGTTAATGAAATACGAACGCGAAGAAATTATTGAAACATGTAAAAAGCTAGTCACCCATGGTCTTACGATTGGTACCGGCGGTAATATTTCGGTATTTGACCGACAACAGGGACTTATGGCAATTAGTGCATCTGGTGTCGATTATTTTTCCGCAAAACCAGAAGATATTGTTATTTTTGATATGGATGGAAAAATTGTAGATTCCCAAAGAAAACCCAGCTCAGAATGGAGCATGCATAAAGTTTTCTATGATCGCCGTGATGACATTAATGCGGTTGTTCACGCTCATTCTACATACGCCACCGTCCTCGCCACACTCCGCCAAGGTCTGCCGGCATCCAACTACTTAGTCGCATTTTCAGGGCTGGACGTTCGTTGTGCAGACTACGAAACATTCGGGACGCCAGAGCTTGCCGAAGCAGCATACCAAGCCATGATTGACAGAAAAGCGGTTTTACTGGCCAACCA
It includes:
- a CDS encoding GntR family transcriptional regulator; translated protein: MDKSHKNKDFVKDAILKMGELSESCGDMKLPSELSLCSMLEVSRSTIREVLAQLIQEGVVYRVRGKGAYLRRGLTSLNLDLTKLFSVSDAIKSCGLSPKTILKYKHVKTASQLVASKLNIDEGDKYVEIKRLRYANDKIAVFNIHHFRLHAIEHASDDALCGSLFDYLEETGKSISYAKTKIKSVVLTQRDIPEMEVALEPFILLEETYYSDSGEVFCYTEDYYSDEIFSFDIIRRRS
- a CDS encoding 2-hydroxyacid dehydrogenase, whose protein sequence is MKILFTAEHDNNLDKLKELGDVIISGWALGDPKLTEDELIELAKDCDIIITSYDDITEKVIVACEQLKLIACTRATPVNVDCKAATKRNIPVIYTPGRNSDATAELTIAHMLCVARNIPQAYMALKNGEYTDANRADLSGDGVQKDAIWDVTSDSPYEVFKGFELHGKTLGIIGYGSIGRRVGRIARGFGMALAIYDPFLSAVDVNEPGVKIVSLDELLCHSDFVTLHLKVSESTIGFLNQERIGMMKESAFLINTSRAAVLDEEAVIEALRENRIKGAGFDVYAHEPIHADHPYIKELNNVTITPHIAGATVEVLTNHTNMIIDDINRFLKNEPMLHQYN
- a CDS encoding L-fuculose-phosphate aldolase, encoding MLMKYEREEIIETCKKLVTHGLTIGTGGNISVFDRQQGLMAISASGVDYFSAKPEDIVIFDMDGKIVDSQRKPSSEWSMHKVFYDRRDDINAVVHAHSTYATVLATLRQGLPASNYLVAFSGLDVRCADYETFGTPELAEAAYQAMIDRKAVLLANHGLLAGSGTLDAAFNIAEEIEHCCKIHCIASAMGQPVVLPEDEMVLMQEKFKTYGQPQK
- a CDS encoding FGGY-family carbohydrate kinase translates to MKNYYIGIDIGTTNIKSVLFDRSFNQVFASSIPNETIYPQDGWCEQNMNDVFNKTIQSLKHLTNDAGVDVKDIKAIGISGQGEGAWLVDQNGHPVRNAIIWSDTRASSVISKIDHDLIKALACETGSEPQPGNMSMILKWLSDNEPATLAKASYSVFAKDWIRFGLTGRMDLELSDVGTSMINLKTQSLSDLVFEKLNLNACSSLFPQIKNSTEIAGKITDEVAKLTGLSAETVVVMGGVDVSCAALGLGACEEGDVFSILGTTCCTGVISKIPEIKGEGLRCIPNVVSASFIDLIATLSGTPNLDWAIENLSCPKDFKAIEALISSVSVGAGGVWYHPYIGGERAPFLNTNARASFFGISQGTTQAHLLRAVFEGISYTIKDALQGHPKGEFIYLAGGGSNSKSWLQIIADMTDRTVIVPGDKEISAKGAAMLAGIAVGDLNDIHDEKYFNVDEEIKPIQENVIAYERLYSFYKEFRIKANDLWNLRADIRRGN